In Aptenodytes patagonicus chromosome 9, bAptPat1.pri.cur, whole genome shotgun sequence, the DNA window GGCCACCACGGGGTGGTGGGAAGGGCTGGCTCCATCCCCGAGCCTGGCAGCACACCACTGAGGCCAGGCGCTCTCCGGACAGGAAGGAAGTGGGAACTGTGGTTGGGTTTCCCGGCTCCCACAGCCCCGGGTTTGCTGAGGTCTCGTGCTCTGACCGCCTGAGGCTCGGTGGGCTGGCAGAGCTTTGCTtgtggtgggatggggtggggtggccGGATGCCATAAGTCCTGGTCCTGGCTCTGCATGGGCTCTGAGGACCACTTGCCGGAGAACACGGGCTTCTGCACCACTACCCCAGGACTTTGAGGTTTCAGCAGGCTTGGAAAGGAAGACGGTCTCCTGCGTGCATCCATTGCTCCTCAAATCTGTCTCCTCTCCTGCTTGAGAGCTGTGGCTGATGGTGTATGCCAagcctgtcccctgcctggcGCTGTCCGCTCACCAGTGGTTTTCCTGTCTCTCTTCCTAGTACGAGATTAACAAGTCCCTCCTGCTTGCAAGGACGCTGCAGTTCTCGGTCTGGCACCACGATCGCTTTGGCCGAAACACGTTCCTGGGGGAAGTGGAGGTCCCGCTGGACGTCTGGAACTTCGAGAGCCACCTGGAGGAGTTTCTGCCCCTGCACGGCAAGGTGTTGGCActgccaccccagccctgctgcccgcAGCAGCCTCCCTTGCCTGGCCCTGTCCCGGGGGGTGGCCCTCAGTGGGCAGAGAGGCGCAGAGACCTCGGCCAAGAGCTGCCAAAAGGCTTGCCCCAAATCAAATCTTGGAGAATTGAAGACCCCAGAGCAGATAGCAGTAGTAGTAAAAAAGGGCAGATGATCTGCCTTAAGCCTagcttccctcctgctcctcagTGTATCCCCTATGGGACGCAGTGGGATGTCTCTGCCCCATCAGGTATTTTCATTCTGCTTGCTTGATTGCTCCAAGAGTGCAGCTCTTCCCAGTGCCCTGCCCCGGCCAGGAGGAACTGGAGCCAACTTCAGGGAAACAAATGGGAGAAGTTGGCCGGGACATCCTGCTGCGGGCTGCAGACCCGTGCAGTGAGGGCCTTTGTGCAGCTCGATGGCAACAGCAGATGCTGCTACTGGACTTTAAACTCTGGTTCTCTTGACTAGCTTGTATTGTGGGCTCAGCCTTTGGCATTGCTGTGGCTCAAGCAGCTTGCGGAAACCCCTAAATAGTGTTTCCTAAGGGAGCTGGTTGAGCCAAAGTAGGATCCCAAAGGAGCTGGTCCGAGTCTGAGCTGGTGATGCTGGGGAGGGCCTGCAGGCATTTGTCCTGGCTAAACCACCTCTAGGAGAAGCCAAGCTCTTTGGCCCGGCATGGGGAAGTGCTGCATGCAGACCAGGCCGTCACCATGTCCGCTTTGGCCTCTCTAGCAGTGTTTGATAAGCCTTGCCTCTTTGCAGATTGGGGCGGATGCTGCTGGTCTCCACCAGTACAAGGGGGAGCTGGTCGTCTCCATGAAGTACATCCCGTCTTCCAAGCACCCTGGGGCTGGGAACGGCAGGAAGGGTGAGTGCTGGAGCTCCAGGATCTCTGTGTAGCCTGCGGGACCTGCTTGTGGCCACGTGAGCTGGGTCTGGGTGGGTTTCCTGGGTGATGCCACTGCAGCCTTCTCCTCTGCAACACCTGCAAGGCTGCTCTGGGTCAGGGCAGACCTGGCTGTCCTCAGGCTGTCTAAGTGGTCCCAGTGCTTTCCTGGGGCTGGACTAGGCTGGACCATCGGGCCCCGCATGGAGCAATTGTCTGCCTTCGCCTCAGCAGGCAGGGCCaggaagggaggaggcaggaggagataCCAGCTGGGGGTCTGTACCTGCCTCTGCAATGAAGGCTGTTCAGCAGGACCTTCCCAGAAGTTAGTGGTGGTGGAAATTAAGGTTGATTAATTCTTGCTGTGCTGGGTTTTTCCCAGGCAAAATGGGGGAAGGCGGTGAGCTCCAGGTCTGGATCAAAGAAGCCAAGAACCTCACGGCTGCCAAATCCGGGGGGACCTCAGACAGCTTTGTCAAGGGGTGAGTGTGGGTCCTGCGTGGGGGGGCAATAAAAGCACTGTCCTCCCTGGCCGCATCCCAGAGCCGCCTTGGGGAGGGACGGGTCTCTCTGCTAGCTACCCCACGCTGCCTGTGTTGGTACCCTGAAAGTCACTGTCTGCCTGtctctgcctggagaagagatgctcCCGGTAGCAAATGCTCTCCTGGGTTTTGGCCAGCTAAGAGGCCGCAGTGGGAGGCTGCATGCAGGGCAGGGCTCCATCTGCCATCAAATTGTCTTCCCAGAGGTCACCAAGCCACTGGGCAGCGTGGCTGGGGGCGAGCAGGCTGCGGTCCTTGCCCTTTCCCCTCCTTAGACCACCTGCAGTCTGCCAAGGGGCTTTTCAGGAGTTGGGGCAGAGACCCAGCCCCTTGCAGACCATCTTGGCTCTTCTTGGGACATGTCAGGGAAGGTGGGCTCCAGACCAGGTCCTGGGGTGTTGaggtgccccagcccctggggcagaAGGCAGTTGCACACGTGCTGCTAACCCAAGTGGCTGCTTCCCCCAGCTACCTCTTGCCACACAAAAACAAAGCCTCCAAGAGGAAGACGCCTGTGGTGAAGAAGACCCTGAACCCTCATTACAACCACACCTTTGTCTACAACGGCGTCAACCCTGAGGACCTGCAGCACATCTGCCTGGAGCTGACGGTCTGGGACCGGGAGCCACTGTCCAGCAACGACTTCCTCGGGGGTGTCCGTCTGGGGGTGGGCAACGGTGAGGAGCCCTGGGGTCCCATCAAACTCTGGGACAAGCAGCCTTGCTTGGGGCTGCCTCGCTGCGGGCAGGAGGCTGCTCCGGCAGTGACTTCTGCCCACATCCATCCTTTCTCCCAGGTATGAGCAACGGGCAGGCTGTGGACTGGATGGACTCCACGGGTGAGGAGCTGAACCTGTGGCAGAAGATGCGCCAGTACCCAGGCTCGTGGGCGGAGGGGACGCTCCAGCTCCGCTCCACCATGGCCAAGCTGAGGCCATAGGCtgtggcaccggcaccgggactcAGCCGAGGGCTGGTACCGCTGCTCGAGAGCTGCACTCACAGCATGGCCTGGCAGGGCTGCCCAAACATAgttattttttttgcttatacTTTAATAAACATGGCCTTCTCTAAACAGGCTTGGGCAGAAAGTCTTCTTGGCCTCGCTTCATTTAAAGGGTTTTCCTTTTGTCTTAGGCTTTGCACCAAATTTCAGGCTGAACTGGAGTCCTTGTGgaccctccctccttccctcccaggcaaaatgctttgaaatgtggttgttttttttcttctttccattcttcTTCTTCCCACCCCCTCTGTTTCACAGTCTGCTCCCTCCTTGTCTTCCCCACCATCCTCTGGCATGCCGGCTCCAGGATGGGGGCGTCCGtgcacagcccagccccagccctggctgcggGGCTGAGATTGGAGCCGTGCGGGGTCAGCTTGGAGGGGGGGCTGGTGGTAGTGGCCCCCAGGAAGGATTTGTTTCCTGGGCCTCTCTGTGACACACCTTCTGCCAGCACTGACTTttatacaaatgtatttattttgagttAATATTCTACTGCCAAAACAGTTCCCAGGAAGGGTTGCCCCGTGGCTGGTGGAAGGGGAAACGAGGGGTAGGGTGGGGATGGCGAGTCCTCGGGGTGGGCTGCGCGCTGGCTGGCTGCTACTGGCTTTGCTGAGCATGGGGCTGTTTGCTTTCACTAAAGGCTTtctggcagctctggcaggacCCTGGCAGCAGTGCCTGCCCGGCAGGGCTGACCCCAGGTGGGGAGGGAGTGGGTTCAGGTTGTGCACGGGGTGAGGACAGCTGCGGGGAGGGTGGAGCTGCTGCATTAGAGGCTGtcgccctgcctgcactgcttgCCCTGTCCACTCTGCTCTGGCAGTCCAGTGTCTAGCTCCCCGTCTCCCCCCTGTCCTGGGGTTTGAGCAGAGGCACTCCCGTGTCTCCTGCCATGGTCCTGGCCGGGCTGAGCCATCCCGCCCTGCAGCCGGAGACTGCTCCTGGCTGGTAGGCAGTGGGGACACTGCCGGCACATGGCCCCCATCCCCATTCCTGCTTGCCTCTCTGAGCCAGTGCAGCCGGAGAGGGGCTCCCCTTCCCCTGGAGGTCCTCAGCACCCTGGTCCTCCTCTACGGTTGGGCgactagaaaagcagaaaggaaggtgTCCATCCCCTGAGGCCAGCAGCAGCGGAGGAGGGGGGTCTCCTCGGCACTGCCTCACTCGCAGGGGTCTCCACTCTGCGCCCGCCGCGCTGCCTCCCGCTCGCTCAGGAGGTAGGTGTCGATGAAGACGAAGAGCTCGTCGGGGCTGATGGGGGAGATGTAGCGCTCACGGTCGGCGCCCGCCTTGTCCAGCAGCACGCCGTTGAAGTGGGAGCGGGTGAGGTGCAGGAACTGCCTGGGGATGCAGGGGGGAGCCGCTggtcagggctgggggggctgtgggTTGGGGCTGAGCATGCCCGTCCTATGCAACCATGCTCAGATCCTCCTGGGGTGGTGGCTCCCATCTCTTCCTCGGGGCTGTGAGTCCTGGGAGGGTCTGGGGATGCTGTACTGGGACTCACCGGGGTGTCCCCATATTGCACAAGCCCCTTCggtgcagcaggagggggctgtcTACAAACCCAGCTGCAACCTCATGCTttgccatccctggaggtgtccctgtccccgctcccctcccgcagGCGGCTGGCTGTGCAGGACAGCCCCCCATCCCCTACCTGAGCTCTTCGATGATGCCAAGGGACAGCTGGTGCTCCCGGATGCGTCCCACCTCATGCGGGGGCTGCCCCACCAGCTCGATGGTGGTGACGTGACGGAGGTCCAGCCCGCAGGCGGCTTGCTGTGGAAACGGGGGGTGGTGaaagggtgctgggggggcatATGGAaaggggggcggcgggagggtcTCCTCACCTGCAGCATGGAGATCTGCATCTTGTAGTAGCGGTTAGAGGGGTCCGGGGCAGAGATGACGAGGAGGCGGCGTTTCTCGTGGAACTGATCCAGCAGGCTGGCGGCCGAGTTCACGGCTGTGTTGATCTGCATGGCTGGGGCGAGAGGCGAGCGTGTGGGGGGATGCCATTTTGCACCCCAtcaccccttccccaccccttcGCCCTGCCAGGCAGCATCTCCCCTGAGAACCAGGCATCGCTGTGGGCAGGTCCTCCCCTGCCCCATGCCACTTACGTGCACAGAGGGGCTGGGAGCCCGTCCACTGCTGGGTGGACTGGCAGACCCGCAGGGAAGTGCCCTGGCGCTCGTAGCCCCCGTCGCACAGGTACTCGCAGGTGGCACCGTAGTTGTTGCCGTCGGAGGTGCAGGAGAGGTAGCCGTTTTGCGGAGGCTTCAGGACAGGGCAGCGCCTCACTGTGAAGAGGGAGGCTGGGTGAGGGCTGGGGGTGATGGGGTATGGCCCCGGCCATGGGGTGTGGAGCCCGGAGCCGAAGGGAGgcagccagcagccccaggggagcCCACTTCACCTTGGACACGGATGCTGAACTTGCAGCTGGCTCGGTTGTATGCCTGGTCGTGGGCAGTGTAGCGGATCACATGCTCTCCTTCGGGGAATTCGGAGCCGGGCTCTGGACCCCGCAGCATCACCCTGGACCCAGCAGACAGGTTTCTCCATCAGGGCCCTGGGAGGGGGCACCCAGCGTGGCCCCCAGCCCTTGCCGGTGGTGCCGCAGTGCTTCCGCCCTCACCTCTTGATGACGCCGTCAGCAGAGTCCTTCACGCGGGGGGGGTCCCAGTAGACGGTGGCGGTCAGCTTGCCTGGCTCAGCTATCCGCTGCCGGGAGTCTGGGCAGCGGATCTTGGGAGGCTCCATATCTGCCCACAGGGAGGAGATGGAGTCAGGGAACCtgcaggagctgggcactggcccCGGTGCTCAGCGACCCCAGGGATGCTGTGCACAACCCGGGCACCCTGGAGCCAGCAAGACCTGCTGTAATGCCAGCACTGAGTGCCCTGACCAACATGCCCTGCACCAGCCCGTGCTTTGGGGCTAACAGCacctcagggagcagcagggacaggagtcccagggctgggaggtgCAGGAGCCGGCACCTGGCAATGCCCGGGTCAGGCGTGGGGGTGATACTTGCAGGCACCCCAGGCATGGAGGGTGGCCTGCCCTTCCATGCCCCAGCAGTGTGGGGCGGGGAGGACGGTAGGGTGAGAATTTACCTACACAGATTGGCTCGCTCCCACTCCAGCGCCCGTCCTCCATGCAGATGCGGCTCCGGTCGCCCTCCAGCTGGTAGCCAGGCAGGCAGCTGTAGTCGCAGCGGGAATCCATCTGTACGCCGGCTGAGCACACGTAGGAGCCCCGCAGCACCGCCGGCAGCACGTGGCACCGGATTTCTGGGATTGAGAGAGCAAAGAGGGGACGGAGGTGGCTGCCCGACCATGCTAGTGGACAGAGCACCCAGGACTGGCCGCCACGGGTGCCCGCGGGGATGCCGGCAAGCCGATGGCCGGGGCACACTCACGTCGACAGTATGCCATCCCGGACCAGTGGCGGCTGGGCAGGCACTGGACAGCGCTGGGCCCCACCAGCCGGTACCCGCGGGTGCAGCTCAGCTCGCAGcgtgtccccaggctgctgcGGTAGGAACCCCCCCGGGGCGAGTAGCACGTGGCCTCTCCACGGTGGATGTTGAGCGTGGCACACCATTGGGGCactgggggagagaagggaggtgAGGGGGACACCTGGCCCTGCCATGGTTCGGTTTCCCCACAAGGACCTGAGGGATGGCTCGGGTGCCATTACCTCGGCGGTAGTCCAGGGCAGGCTCGGGGGGGACTTCTTCCACATACACTTCATTGGTGTGGCTCTCAGCAGCGTAGTAGCCGGACcctggggaaaagggagaggcAAGGGGGAGGCGTGATGGTTCGTGGCCGCAGCAGCACCCAGGCGACAATGCCTCCCCGGACAGCTGCACCCTCCAGCCCCGACACATCCCGCAACTCCCAGCAAGCGATCCCATCCCCGGGCAGGCTCTCTCCTGCCGTCCTTGGGGCTCCCGTCAAGGGTTAAGCCAGGCAGACAGCGAGCCCAGTCCCCAGCAACATGGTGTGCGCTGGCACCAGCCCGCAGACTAAACAGTGGCAGGAGCAGCCGCGGTTATGGCAGGAAACGGGTGCTGGCGCAGAGTGGGCTGGCACCAACCCCCAGCTTCGTGCTGCCGGGAAGTCCTTCCACCCGCTCCCATGGCACCATCCCTGCCACCGGGTGTcccaagggaaggaagaaagctgCCCTCTCCTGCCCGTCCCAGCAGAGCCCCCGGCCAAGGCAAGGGAGGAGAGGCGCACTGCCCGGCCAGGGGGCTGGCGGGGGATGCAGTCCCTCGCTTGCGCACCAGGGAAGGATGAAGCTGCTGGAGGGGCTTGGCCGGAGCTGCTGGCCCCATGACATCCGTGTTGTGCAGAGGAGCCCCTGGCCCCATGGACGGGGGGAGGACAGCCTTGCGCCATCCTTGTGGGCCACCCTCTGGCCCGTACCGTGTTCCCATGGGCGAGGGACCAGCGGGTGGGGAGGGAGCCGTGCAGAGGGAGAGGGCTGGCGCCCTTCCCCGCGGCCCCTCGGCCCCGCGGCGCCTCGGCCGGCCGCGGCATTCCCCAGCACTGAGCTCACGTTTCCGCCGCGTTTCCGCCGgcccctgccagcgctgcccccTCCTCGCCGCCAGCCTACCCCACCGCAGTCCCCGCTCTGGCATGGCGGGGATGCTCAGCCTGGGAAGGGACCCCAGGCAAAGCAGCAGCCCCGCCGTGGCTGCACCcatctcctcttccccctgctcCGGGTTTTGGGAAGGGGATATCCACTGAGACCAATCCAAGCAGCAGCCCCGCCGTCACAGGGAGGAAATTCCATTACAAATCTTTCCGACACAAACTTTACTACAGAGCGACTCCCCACCACTTCCCACAAGCTCCGTTAAGTCACCCACTCCTTTCCACAAAGCCTTTTATCCTGATGCCCTTCCCACGCTGCCACGGCTGCCTTGGGGAGCAGAGGGGCCTGGGGCGAGCGCAGGGCTGGCATCCGTGGGGCCGGCGGTGGGGATGTGTCGGTGACCCGACGAGCAGGGCTGCTGAGCCCTCCGCCGGGGCCCCAGGGACAGGGTGTGCTGTGTCCCCGCAGGCAGATGTGCCATTTAATTGCGAGATTCCCTTTTCATGCAgatgctgccttttccttctcacCTGGGGCCAGCTCGCAGCCCCGGCAGCAACAGGCAGGAGCATCCCCAGCCAGCCGTGCTGGCAGCGTGGCAAGGGGATGGGAACcagagcagggaagggggaagcccCCCCTCAAACAGGGCAAGGGCTTTTGATCCTTGACCCGGCTGCCTGGCTGCGGGGGGAGGGTCGGATCTGAGCACTCTGTCCAGGCAAACATCTGCCGGTCAATGGCCCCCATGGGAGCAGGGAGTCAGCGGAAAAGCTGCGCTCCCACAGGCAGGGACGTGATGGAGAGGCTGGTTTTCTGCTCCTCTCTGGATGCATCCCAGCACCCCCTCTGTTCCTCCCCGTACCCCGCAGCACATCCCTGCAGGCACCCCAGACCCCCCAGGCACCAAGGCTCTCCCCAGCATTGCCggcacccctccctccccaccgtGAGCCCCCCGAGGGGAGCTGGACCCTGCAGGCTGACGTCCCCGGGGAGCCCTGCTGCGCCTGCACACCCCAGCACTCACCTTCGTGCCACGTGGATGACACCAGCCTGGCGAGGACAACCAGCAGGACGGGGGCCGCCTCCTGTGCCAtgctggggggccgggggccggccAGCCTGCCTGCTGCACCGGGTCCGGGGGCAGCCGTGAGTCCCGGCGAGGGTGGAGAGGGGCTGGAAACAGGATGACGGCCCCCTCTGTCGCCTTGTCACTGCACAGATGCCTGACcctcctgcctgtccttgctgcctGTGCTGAGCAAACctactttttccttctgctacccGTCCCAAACATTCAAAAGCCGTGAGTCAGGCCCAAAATGATGAGATtgtcaaaaataataaatcccaGGATCGCCCGTTTTCCAATGCACCTCCTGCTTCTCCGAGGCTTTAAAAGgttgtcagatttttttctttgcaagcagaAGAGCCAGGAGCCTATTTTGACACAGGAGAGAGCGTAGCTgagcctgtgccagccctgccgGGCTCCAGGAATGGGAGTCCTGGGGGGCCGAGGACAAAACCGCGGGAGCCAGGACCCTTTTTCCACCTCCtgccaggagggagggagagacctCGCTGCAGACGGCAGGCTCCGAAACTGGTCCGGAGGCAAGCGATTCCAGCTGGGGtctgttttccagctgaagttCAGCCCCCGCGAGGCAGAGGTAATGAAGAGCGTTCGTGAGGACCCGCCGCCCTGCGTCCCACGGGGTCGGGCGGGAGGCgaggcaggagctggagccaCCCCGGGGATTTTGGCTCTGGAGCACAGGACCGCATTGGGTGAGGGGAGATGAGAGACGGGCCTGGCATGGACAGGTAGGAGAGTTGGCGCGGGATGGCGGAGGTTGACATGCTGCCTGAATGCACTAATTATGTGGCGGCCAGGCTGGTAAGCACACTAATTAATAACACAGCTGTCCTGAGCAGGAGAGGGCTGCCGGGAGGTGGCTgtgcggggctgctgctgcctgggctgcaggagcaggggtgTAGGGAAGGCTGGCCAGTGAgcccgcagccccccgcagcccAGGGACATCCCCGAGGAGGGGACGGGGCGCTCGCCCCGTGGTGGGCAGGACACCCGTCGCTTGCTGGCATGGAGGTCATGCCATgtgctggggtgcagggtggCTTCCCCGGCTGGTCCGGACTCTGCAGGGGGACACCTCCTGGGCAGGGACTGGGGGGCCACGCTGGGGCTGCATTGCTCACcgctggggcaggagggcagggactgGGTTGcacggtgcaggcagggggtggcacggggggctggggcacggtgcaggcaggggggggcacggggggctggggcacggtgcaggcagggggtggcACGGGGGGCTGGGGCATGGTGCAGGCAGGACGTGGcacggtgcaggcagggggtggcacggggggctggggcacggtgcaggcagggggtggcacggtgcaggcagggggtggcACGGTGCAGGCAGGCGGTGGCACGGGGGGCTGGGGCACGGTGCAGGCAGGACGTGGCACGGTGCAGGCAGGGGGCGCCCCCGCTGGGGAGGAGCGGCGCGCCTTCGGGCACGCTCGGCCATTTCCGTCAGCGCTCGGCAACCTCCGCTGCCGCTCGGGCGcctccggcggggcggggcggggcctgcccggcggggcggggcgcgggggctcggcgcggcgcggcgcggcggggcccgtcccgtcccgtcccggcaGGAGACGGCCCGTGTCGGCCATGGCGTCCCCGTCGCGGCGGCTGCAGACGAAGCCGGTGATCACCTGCCTCAAGAGCGTCCTGCTCACCTACACCTTCGTCTTCTGGGTGagcgccgggccgcggccgccccgccccgccctacCAGCGCGACATGTCGCGGCGTCGCCGCCCTGTCGCGACAGTCGCGAGCCACGGCggctttcccctctccccaggtgTCGGGCATCGTGCTGCTGGCCGTGGGCGTCTGGGGCAGGGTGAGCCTAGCCGTCTACTTCTCCCTGCTGGACGAGAAGGCCACCAACGTCCCCTTCGTCCTGGTGGGCGCCGGCACCGTCGTCGTCCTCCTGGGCACCTTCGGCTGCTTCGCCACCTGCCGCGGCAGCACCTGGATGCTCAAGCTGGTGGGTGGCCCTGGACAGGGCGGGACGGGGTCCTGTCCCCTCCTGACCCATCCCGACCTGTCGTGACCCATCCCGGCACGTCCCATCcttccccatcccatcccgtcccatcctaCACCATTCCGTCCCATCCTaccccatcccgtcccatcccgtcccatccatccatccatcccatcccatcccatcccatcccatcccatcctcccCGTCTCATCCCATCCTACGCCATCCCATCCACCCTGTCCCATCCCACCCTTTCTGCCTGCAGTACGCCATGCTCCTGTCCCTCATCTTCCTCATCGTCCTGGTGGCCGCCGTCGTGGGGTTCGTCTTCAGGCACGAGGTGAGTCTGGGCGGCTGCTGCTGTCTCCCGATGTTGCGGAGCAAGTTTGATGCTGGTTTTAACCCAAGTGCAGTTGCAGATGTCGCTGGAGGGACAGaggtgctgctgggagcagtgccttgTTTAGCTAAAATGGGGTTAAAACAGCTCGAAGAGCAGCTTGGTTCCTGTAAGGACCCAAAAGGCCCCCATAAGGACGAGGCTGGGTGCAGGGTCCGCCTGGCACGGCACGCTGCCCCCTCTGCCTGAACAGGCGAAGTAGCCCTGGACTTTAATTTCTGGCTTTGTTCTATCTTCTGCAATACTTTCTGTAATTAAAGCTCCTCCGAGGGTTCCTGCGCCTGCTTGGGGGGGAGTTGGCACCACACAGGTCCTTGTTATTACAcacagcatccctgctgccacAGCACATCCCAGCCTGCCCTTTAATACGGCATTTAATTGCCTGGGTGGCCAGGGCAGTGTCTGCTGGCCATGGCCGGAGTCATTCCTGCCATCGCCAAGAGGTGACTAATGTGGGGCCACGGGTTCTGAAGCGCGGGAGGGGACGGCACCGCCGCAGAGACTTCTCTATTGCAGATTAAGACAAACTTTGAGAGTAACCTCAACCTGGCCTTGAGGGACTACAACGTGACCGCAGATCGGCACAGCGAAGCCGTCGACACCATCCAGAGAACTGTGAGTGCCCCAGGCTGGCGTCTGGATGGCGGCGGGTGGGTACGCTCGACTCGCTCCGGGGTGTCCTGCGGGACCCCCTGCGGTATCGGCATCCTCGTCGCGGTACTGGGGGTCCTTTTGCACCACGGGCTTTTGAGTTTGGGAGGAGATGCTGGGTGAGATGGGGGCAGTTCCTAGAGAGGCAAGGGCAGGGGAGCCTTGGGAGTGGTTGTAGGACTGGGGGGTCGGTACCCCGGTGTGACTGTTCTCCCCAAATGTGCTTCCTTCTCCAGCTGCACTGCTGCGGGGTGCAGAACTACTCGGATTGGGAGAGGACCGAGTACTTCACCCAGAGGGGCATCCCCCGGAGCTGCTGCAAGAGCCAGGACGACTGCTCAGAGGAGGATCTGAAAGACCTGAGCAAAGCCAAGCTGAAAGTGTTTGTGGATGTAAGTTAAGCTCAGAAAAATCCCCCTGCCAGTCCTGGAGGTGGGGAGGGTAGAGCTGGGTGGGTGGAGAAGGGCTTGGCCTTCCCTGGGAGGCTCGAAAGGAGAACTACGCTCTCGATGCAGTGGCTCGGGGACTCCCCTGGGTTGGAGGTAGGGGAAAGGTATGGAGGAACGAGCCCTCTGTCATGTCTGAGGTCCCACCCGACTCCTTCATCGGAGGTCAGGGACCAGGCGGACCCAAGTGTTTGTGCTCAGGGCTGTGTGTTTGGGAGAACAGGTGAATAAGGAGGTAATTTCCCAGCAAAGTTAGTTTTGGCAGCGCTGATGTCTCTCGATGGCTGTCTCTCAATGGCTGTGGAAAGCCCTGACCCGGTGGTGAGTGTGGGTGACCTCATGTGGCTGGGACGGCTGGGTGATGCAAGGGACGTTCCTCTGATGAGTCACCTTGCTCAACCCAACGCTCTCTCGCTCTCTCGCTCTCGTTGGGAACAGCCCAAGGGCAGCACTCCCCTTGATAACGTGGCTGGGCTGGGAGGCTGGTTGGCGCAGCGCTGATAGGGAAATGACTTTGCCGAGGTCAGGCGGGAGGGTGGCAGCCAGATCCCTCAGCTGCCCGCGCGGGAGCATCTTCCCCTGGAGCTGCCAGTGCTCTGGGGAGGTGCCAGTTTGTGTTCCTGGGGGGCAAAAAGCACTGGAGCCACGTGCTCGCTTTCCCTCCtctgcagggttgttttttcCTGGTAACGTCAACGATGGAGTCAAAAATGAGCGTTGTGGCTGGAATCTCCTTTGGCATCGCGTGCTTCCAGGTAACTCTCCCTTGCTGGCCGGCACAG includes these proteins:
- the SRPX2 gene encoding sushi repeat-containing protein SRPX2 produces the protein MAQEAAPVLLVVLARLVSSTWHEGSGYYAAESHTNEVYVEEVPPEPALDYRRVPQWCATLNIHRGEATCYSPRGGSYRSSLGTRCELSCTRGYRLVGPSAVQCLPSRHWSGMAYCRQIRCHVLPAVLRGSYVCSAGVQMDSRCDYSCLPGYQLEGDRSRICMEDGRWSGSEPICVDMEPPKIRCPDSRQRIAEPGKLTATVYWDPPRVKDSADGVIKRVMLRGPEPGSEFPEGEHVIRYTAHDQAYNRASCKFSIRVQVRRCPVLKPPQNGYLSCTSDGNNYGATCEYLCDGGYERQGTSLRVCQSTQQWTGSQPLCAPMQINTAVNSAASLLDQFHEKRRLLVISAPDPSNRYYKMQISMLQQAACGLDLRHVTTIELVGQPPHEVGRIREHQLSLGIIEELRQFLHLTRSHFNGVLLDKAGADRERYISPISPDELFVFIDTYLLSEREAARRAQSGDPCE
- the TSPAN6 gene encoding tetraspanin-6 isoform X1, which produces MASPSRRLQTKPVITCLKSVLLTYTFVFWVSGIVLLAVGVWGRVSLAVYFSLLDEKATNVPFVLVGAGTVVVLLGTFGCFATCRGSTWMLKLYAMLLSLIFLIVLVAAVVGFVFRHEIKTNFESNLNLALRDYNVTADRHSEAVDTIQRTLHCCGVQNYSDWERTEYFTQRGIPRSCCKSQDDCSEEDLKDLSKAKLKVFVDGCFFLVTSTMESKMSVVAGISFGIACFQLVGIILACCLSQYITNNQYEMV
- the TSPAN6 gene encoding tetraspanin-6 isoform X2 — protein: MASPSRRLQTKPVITCLKSVLLTYTFVFWVSGIVLLAVGVWGRVSLAVYFSLLDEKATNVPFVLVGAGTVVVLLGTFGCFATCRGSTWMLKLIKTNFESNLNLALRDYNVTADRHSEAVDTIQRTLHCCGVQNYSDWERTEYFTQRGIPRSCCKSQDDCSEEDLKDLSKAKLKVFVDGCFFLVTSTMESKMSVVAGISFGIACFQLVGIILACCLSQYITNNQYEMV